A window of Bacteroidota bacterium genomic DNA:
CCTTGTACTTCATGTACACGTCATTACAACAAATCAAAAAATTTAATGAATTTCAATTTTTATTTCTGATTTATCTTTTTCATTATATCAATCCATCCTAAAAACATACTAATTAAATCTAATTAAAATCTACATTATCTATGTACGACATAATTGAGCTTAACAGCAAGCTTGTAAACGAATTAAGAGAAATTGCAAAAAATCTTAACATCCCTAAACACGAAGGCTTAAAAAAACAAGAATTAATTTACAAAATCCTTGATTACCAAGCTGTAAATCCGGACAAAGTAAGCGAAGAAAAAAAGACAGAAGAAAAAGCTGTTCGCCCTAAAAAAACGAAATCTCCAACAGAAGAAAAACCGGTTCTTTCCTCTATCGAAGAATCTATAAATGCTATTTTTAATAGAGAAGAACCTGCACCCGAACCAAAACCGGTAGAAGCAACCAACAACGCAAATACCGCTAAGAGCAACGCTCCCAACGATAATTATAACCAAGAACAAACCCCTTTAAGAGAAGTTCATTCAGAAAAAAGAGAGGATAAATTCCAACAACACGAGAAAAAAGGTGTAGATAGCATTTATAATTTTGATGGAATAGTTATTAGCGAAGGGGTATTGGAAATTATGCCTGACGGATATGGATTTTTACGTTCAGCAGATTACAATTACCTAAACTCTCCGGACGATGTATATGTTTCACAATCTCAAATAAAGCTGTTCGGATTAAAAACAGGTGATACTGTTAGAGGTAGCATTCGCCCACCAAAAGAAGGAGAAAAATATTTTCCACTTATTAAAGTAGAACGAATAAATGGCAGAGACCCAGGCTATGTAAGAGATAGAGTTCCATTTGATTATCTTACGCCACTTTTCGCGTACGAAAAATTCAAACTTTCCGGTCACCCACAAAGTAGTTTATCTTCTCGTGTTGTTGATTTAGTAACACCACTCGGAAAAGGACAAAGAGGTTTAATTGTAGCTCAACCCAAAACAGGTAAAACTGTTTTACTAAAAGAAATTGCAAATGCCATTGCCTATAACCATCCTGAAGTTTATTTATTAATTCTATTAATTGACGAACGTCCGGAAGAGGTTACAGATATGGCAAGAAGCGTAAAAGCAGAAGTAATAGCCTCTACATTTGATGAACCGGCAGAAAGACACGTTAAAATTGCAAACATAGTATTGGAGAAAGCAAAAAGAATGGTGGAATGTGGGCACGATGTAGTTATCCTACTCGACTCTATTACCCGTTTAGCAAGAGCTTACAATACTGTTTCTCCGGCATCCGGAAAAGTTCTTTCCGGAGGTGTTGATTCTAACGCATTGCATAAACCAAAACGCTTTTTTGGTGCTGCACGTAAAATAGAAAACGGAGGCTCTTTAACTATTTTAGCAACGGCATTGACTGAAACAGGTTCTAAAATGGATGAAGTTATTTTCGAAGAATTTAAAGGAACCGGTAATAGCGAGTTGCAGTTAGATAGAAAACTAGCCAACAAACGTTTGTTCCCGGCTATCGATATTGTTGCATCTAGCACAAGAAGAGACGATTTATTGGTTGACAAAGAATCACTACAACGTGTTTGGATTTTGCGCAATCACTTAGCAGATATGAACCCGGTTGAGGCCATGGAGTTCCTAAAATCGCAAATGAAAAACACCCAATCCAACGAAGAGTTTTTAATCTCTATGAATGGATAGGTAATAAATTGATAATCAACACTAAAATCCCCATAAGATACTATCTTGTGGGGATTTTTAATAAATACCTGTTCATAATTTACACCAAAAAACCAATATTTCATCTATATAAAAGTTGCTTTGGTAGAAATAATGTAGTTTATTTGCACCCGATTTCAACCCATTAATATGCGCAAAGAAAATTCATATTTAAAGTATGTTGTAAGTGCTATTTTATTTTTCTCTATCGCACTACAAATATCTTCCCAAAATGTAATTAAAGGCACCATTAAAGACGCTAAAACCAAAGAAGGTTTGTTTGGTGTAACTATTGCCATTAAAGGAACAAGTACCGCTGCGATAACCGATTTTGATGGAAATTTCACACTTAAAGTTGGCGATACTCCCTTGCCTATTACAGTTACAGCCTATTTTATTGGATATGCACAGCAAGAAATAACCGTAAGTTCGTTCGAATCTCCTATTGATATAAAGCTTAAATCGAGCGAAGTTACGCTTAAAGAAGTAGAAGTAGCCGAATTTAGGATAAGCGAAAAACAAAAGCAAAATCCATTAACAGTAGAATCGATGGATGTTTTAGCCATAAAAGAAACTCCGGCAGCCAATTTTTACGAAGGATTAAGCCATTTAAAAGGTGTAGATATGACCTCTGCCAGTATTGCTTTTAAAGTAATTAATACCCGTGGTTTTAATAGCACCTCCCCTGTTCGATCCCTGCAAATTATCGATGGTGTGGATAATCAGGCTCCCGGTCTAAATTTTTCGTTAGGTAATTTTCTAGGAGCACCTGAATTAGATGTGATGAAAGCTGATTTAATTGTAGGAGCTAGTT
This region includes:
- the rho gene encoding transcription termination factor Rho, encoding MYDIIELNSKLVNELREIAKNLNIPKHEGLKKQELIYKILDYQAVNPDKVSEEKKTEEKAVRPKKTKSPTEEKPVLSSIEESINAIFNREEPAPEPKPVEATNNANTAKSNAPNDNYNQEQTPLREVHSEKREDKFQQHEKKGVDSIYNFDGIVISEGVLEIMPDGYGFLRSADYNYLNSPDDVYVSQSQIKLFGLKTGDTVRGSIRPPKEGEKYFPLIKVERINGRDPGYVRDRVPFDYLTPLFAYEKFKLSGHPQSSLSSRVVDLVTPLGKGQRGLIVAQPKTGKTVLLKEIANAIAYNHPEVYLLILLIDERPEEVTDMARSVKAEVIASTFDEPAERHVKIANIVLEKAKRMVECGHDVVILLDSITRLARAYNTVSPASGKVLSGGVDSNALHKPKRFFGAARKIENGGSLTILATALTETGSKMDEVIFEEFKGTGNSELQLDRKLANKRLFPAIDIVASSTRRDDLLVDKESLQRVWILRNHLADMNPVEAMEFLKSQMKNTQSNEEFLISMNG